A single genomic interval of Thermodesulfobium sp. 4217-1 harbors:
- a CDS encoding deoxyguanosinetriphosphate triphosphohydrolase — MLVNRIIQEEREKKYLSRLAALSSNTMGRQFPEPECEYRNAFQRDRDRILHSKAFRRLKHKTQVFISPEGDHFRTRLTHVLEVSQIARTCARILSLNEDLVEAISLGHDLGHTPFGHIGEDVLNKLLPPFSHEEQSLRVVDILEKRDGKGFGLNLTRETRDGILRHSINDEIRPITQEGLLVRYCDKISYICHDLDDAVRAGLLKYDDLPLFVKEIGKTHSERIDTLIRLIIDGFDQKEGFLENEKFIEIIKNLRDFMMQKIYSAEVLRREEEKVTRMFNFIIEYLKSNLSLIPNLPEVYGKSVFDSETVDTAIKDYISGMTDSYIVLYFERNFLPASWPLNPSSSL; from the coding sequence ATGTTAGTTAATAGAATTATCCAGGAGGAAAGAGAAAAGAAGTATCTTTCAAGATTGGCGGCTCTAAGTTCTAATACTATGGGTCGCCAATTTCCTGAGCCTGAGTGTGAGTATAGAAATGCCTTTCAAAGGGATAGGGACAGGATTCTTCATTCAAAGGCATTTAGGCGATTGAAGCATAAGACACAGGTATTTATCTCTCCTGAAGGTGATCACTTTAGGACAAGACTTACTCACGTGCTTGAGGTGTCTCAGATTGCAAGAACTTGTGCAAGAATCCTTAGCTTGAATGAGGATTTGGTAGAGGCTATTAGTCTGGGTCACGATTTAGGACATACACCATTTGGCCATATTGGCGAAGACGTATTGAACAAATTGCTGCCGCCTTTTAGTCACGAGGAACAAAGCTTACGAGTTGTGGATATTCTAGAGAAAAGAGATGGCAAGGGTTTCGGATTAAATCTCACTCGGGAGACAAGAGACGGTATCTTGAGACACAGCATAAATGACGAAATTCGGCCTATTACCCAGGAAGGTCTCTTGGTAAGATATTGCGATAAAATTTCTTATATATGTCACGACCTTGACGATGCTGTTAGAGCTGGCCTTTTGAAATATGATGACTTGCCCCTGTTTGTAAAGGAAATTGGCAAGACTCATAGTGAGAGGATAGACACGCTGATTAGATTGATAATTGATGGCTTTGATCAAAAAGAGGGCTTTCTTGAAAATGAAAAGTTTATTGAGATAATCAAAAATTTAAGAGACTTTATGATGCAAAAGATATATTCTGCTGAAGTTTTAAGAAGAGAAGAAGAAAAAGTGACGAGAATGTTTAATTTCATAATCGAATATTTAAAGTCGAATTTGAGTCTGATTCCAAATTTGCCAGAGGTTTATGGGAAAAGTGTTTTTGATTCAGAAACGGTCGATACTGCAATAAAGGATTATATTTCCGGAATGACCGATTCTTACATAGTGTTGTATTTTGAGAGAAATTTCTTGCCTGCAAGCTGGCCTCTTAACCCATCTTCGTCACTTTAG